From the genome of Pseudomonas putida:
TGATGCACAGGGTGACCTCTTCCCCTACCGCAACAGATCGGTCTTCGGGCAAGCGTGCCAGAAAGCGACCATACGCCGAGTCCAGTTGCACCAGCCCGGTGTCGTCGAAGCCAAGCACAACGCCGCCAAGCATGTTCTTGCCGCCGACGAATTCAGCGACAAAACGGTTGTGCGGTTCGAAGAAAATATCCTTGGGCGTGCCAATCTGCTCAACCCGGCCACGGCTCATGATCACCACGCGGTCAGCCATGGCGAAGGCTTCGGATTGGCTGTGGGTGACATAGACGAAGGTGATGCCAAGGTCCTTCTGCAACCCAGTCAACACCGCCTGCATGCGCACGCTCAAGTGCGCATCGAGGGCACTGAGCGGTTCGTCCAGCAGCAGTATCGGGGGCTCGGTGACCAGTGAACGCGCCAGCGCCACCCGCTGCCGTTGCCCGCCAGAAAGCATGCTGATATCACGGTTGGCAAACTCGCCCAGGTCCAGGCGCTCTAGCCAGTGCAGGGCTTTTTTGCGCCGTTCAGCTTTGCCCATGCCGCGCATGCGCAAACCGAACTCAACGTTTTCAAGCACGCTCAGAAAGGGGAACAGCGCCAGGTTCTGCCACACCAGCGGGGTGTCCCTTTGCCAGGAATACAGGTCGTTGACGCGCTCGCCGTTCAAGCGAATTTCACCGCTGCTGGGCTTGTCGAGCCCGGCAAGCATGCGCAGCGTGGTGGTTTTACCACAGCCACTGGAGCCCATGATCGCGACGAACTCGCCCTTGTAGATTTCCAGGTTCATCGGTTCGACAGCGACGTAACTGCCGAAGTGTTTGGTCACGTTATCGAATACCACTAACGGTTGAGTCATGGGGAGCTCCTGCGTCGGCATGGGATGTTCAGCTTTTTTTGCCGTCAGCCGGTTTCTTCTGCCGGCGCATGAGCAAAACCTGGGCAACGATCGTCAGCGTGATCGTGGTGATGAAAACGATCGTGCCTATCGCATTGATGGTCGGGCTGACCTGCCCTTGCAAAGTATTGAGGATGCGTACCGGGACTGTCTCGTTAAGGCCCGAAACGAACCAGGCCACCGCGAACTCGTCGAACGACACGGCCATGGTCACGAACAGTGCGGCGAAAATGCTCGGGGCGGTGAACGGCAGGATCACGTAGCGCATGGCCTGCCATTGGCTGGCGCTCAGGTTCCAGGCGGCGGCCTCCAGTTGCGGGTCCATCTGCGCCAGGCGCATGCGAATCACCGCCATGGCGAATGGTGAGCACATGACGATGTGGCAGATCATGACGGCATACAGCTCGCCGGACAGGCCGATTCGCGACAAGAACGCGAGCATCGCCAGGCCCAGAATCACCACCGGAATGGTAGGAGGCAGCAGTGCCAATGCCATGTACACCGACTTGCCAAAAAAGTGATAACGAAAGTCGGTATAGGCGGCAGTGAAGCCCAGCAGCGTGGAAACCAGCGATACCACCACACCGACGACCAGGCTGTTGTTGAAGGCTTGCCAGACTTGCGGGTCGGCGGCAATCGCTTCGTACCAGCGCAAACTGAAGCCACCCAGGGGCAAGGATGGGAAGCGGTCGACGTTGAAGGAAAACAC
Proteins encoded in this window:
- a CDS encoding ABC transporter permease; translated protein: MNEHRVINFMLRSFVVLVFLFILTPIIGSFVFSFNVDRFPSLPLGGFSLRWYEAIAADPQVWQAFNNSLVVGVVVSLVSTLLGFTAAYTDFRYHFFGKSVYMALALLPPTIPVVILGLAMLAFLSRIGLSGELYAVMICHIVMCSPFAMAVIRMRLAQMDPQLEAAAWNLSASQWQAMRYVILPFTAPSIFAALFVTMAVSFDEFAVAWFVSGLNETVPVRILNTLQGQVSPTINAIGTIVFITTITLTIVAQVLLMRRQKKPADGKKS
- a CDS encoding ABC transporter ATP-binding protein, with the translated sequence MTQPLVVFDNVTKHFGSYVAVEPMNLEIYKGEFVAIMGSSGCGKTTTLRMLAGLDKPSSGEIRLNGERVNDLYSWQRDTPLVWQNLALFPFLSVLENVEFGLRMRGMGKAERRKKALHWLERLDLGEFANRDISMLSGGQRQRVALARSLVTEPPILLLDEPLSALDAHLSVRMQAVLTGLQKDLGITFVYVTHSQSEAFAMADRVVIMSRGRVEQIGTPKDIFFEPHNRFVAEFVGGKNMLGGVVLGFDDTGLVQLDSAYGRFLARLPEDRSVAVGEEVTLCISAEHINLAAQPTTASRLACTVMGEEFIGSMVNIYLEAANGLELQVQKPYADYDLLGLKSGQRVHVGWDDARALILRGN